Within the Tistrella mobilis genome, the region CGCGCCACCGCCACGGCTTCGGCCATGGGCCGACCGCGGGCAAGGCCGGCGGCAATGGCGCTGGCGGTGGTGCAGCCGGTGCCGTGGGTATGGCGGCTGTCGATCCGGGCGCTTTCGAAGCGCAGCACCTTGAGCCCGCCTTCGGGGGCGGGCGTCACCAGCATGTCGACCAGCACCGGCCCGTCCATATGGCCGCCCTTGATCAGCGCCGCGCGGGCGCCCTGGGCGATCAGGCTGCGGCCGGCCTGGATCATCGAGGCCGGGTCGGTGACGGCAAGCCCGGTCAGCACCTCGGCCTCGGGCAGGTTCGGGGTCACCACGGCCGCCCGCGGCAGCATCAGCGCCTTCAGCGCCTCTACCGCATCGGCGCGCAGCAGCCGGTGGCCGCCCTTGGCGACCATCACCGGGTCGACCACCAGATCGAGCCCGCCTGCCAGCGCCGGATCCAGCCGCTCGGCAACCGTCCGGATCACCTCGGCCGAATGGAGCATGCCGGTCTTGGCCGCGGCGACACCGCCGGCCAGCACCGCGTCGATTTCGGCGATCAGGGCCGGGGCCGGCACTTCCCAGACACCCGTCACCCCCAGCGTGTTCTGGACGGTGAGCGCGGTGATCGCCGGGCAGCCGTCGGCCCCCAGTGCCAGCGTGGTCTTGACGTCGGCCTGGATGCCGGCCCCGCCGCCGGAATCGGACCCGGCGATGATCAACACACGGGGCAAGCTGGTGGTCACGGGCAGGTCTCCTCGCCGGCGGGATCGTCGGGCGTCACCGCCCGGAAAGCGGCATGCAGGTCGGTGGAGGGATGAGAGCCGGCCGCGGCGCGCGCCGCCGGATCGGCGGCCACCGTCGCCCGGATCAGCTCGGCATGATGCCGCCACGACCGTCTTGCGTCGAGCCCCCGGATC harbors:
- the thiD gene encoding bifunctional hydroxymethylpyrimidine kinase/phosphomethylpyrimidine kinase; the encoded protein is MTTSLPRVLIIAGSDSGGGAGIQADVKTTLALGADGCPAITALTVQNTLGVTGVWEVPAPALIAEIDAVLAGGVAAAKTGMLHSAEVIRTVAERLDPALAGGLDLVVDPVMVAKGGHRLLRADAVEALKALMLPRAAVVTPNLPEAEVLTGLAVTDPASMIQAGRSLIAQGARAALIKGGHMDGPVLVDMLVTPAPEGGLKVLRFESARIDSRHTHGTGCTTASAIAAGLARGRPMAEAVAVARSYVRQAMLAAPGLGHGHGPLRHDWNRVVAAS